AGGCCGTCTGGCGCATCGAGGTCGAGGACTTCCCCGCCTTCGTCGTGGTCGACGACAAGGGCAACGACTTCTTCCGCGAGACCACCGAGGGCCCGCTGATCACCAACCTGCGGGTGCGCTCGGCGGAGTAGCCCGGCCGGCTCGTGCGGCCCACGGCGCCGGAACGCCGCCGCGCCGGACTCCTGGAGTCCGGCGCGGCGGCGTTCGGTGCCGGACGCGGGGCACCCTGCCCCGCGGTCCTGCTACGGACGGCTGGTGATCGCACCGAGGGGCTCGAAGACCTCGCCGGACTTGTCACCCTCGGCCGGCACCGGCTCGGCGACGGGCTCCCCGCCGAACAGGTCGTCCAGCCCGGGCTCGACCTCGACGGCCGGAGGGACGTATTCGGTCACCGGCTGCGTGGCGGCTGCCTCCTGCTCCGGCGTGGCCTGAGGCTCCGGCGTCGTGCTCTCGTTAGTGGCCATGAACGGGCCGCCTTTCGGGTCATCAGATCTCAGTGCGCCCGAACTGATGGTCCGGGCGCCCGGGCAAGTATCGTAGGGGCCGTTAAATGTCTTATAAACATCGTGCCGCTGGTGCTCCAGTCCACCGATTGCGCCCCTCCACCTAAACTGGCGTAGCTACTACGGACAGGCGAGCGCCCAACGCGGGAACCACCAGAAGCCACATCGGGGGAGTACATGGAGCTTCGGGAGACGCCGCACTCAGCGCTGCGCTTCCAGGTGCTCGGCCCGGTTCAAGCCTGGCGTGGCGAACAGGCGTTGTCCCTGGGATCGCCCCAGCAGCAAGCCGTCCTCACCGCACTGCTCCTCCAGCGCAGCAGGCCCGTCACCACCCAGGACCTCGTCGACGGACTCTGGGGCGACCGGCCCCCTCCGCAGGCCGTGGCGGCACTGCGCACCTACATCTCCCGCCTGCGGACCGTCATCGAGCCGGACCGGGAGACCCGGGCACCCGCCGCGCTGCTCGTCTCCGTCAGCGACGGGTACGCCCTGCGGATCCCCTCGTCCGCGCTCGACCTCTCGGCCTTCGACGCCGGCTTCGCCGAAGCGATGGGCGCCCGCACCGCCGGCCGGACCCACGAGGTGCACCGGCTGCTGGTCTCCGCACTCGCCCTGTGGCGGGGCCGCCCGCTGGCCGGCGTCCCCGGCCCGTACGCCGACGCCCAACGGCTGCGCCTGGCCGAACGCCACGTCACCGCGTGGGAGGAGCGCTGCGCGTCGGCCCTGGACATCGGCCTGCACTCGGAGATCGTGTCGGAGTTGAGCTCCCTCGCAGCCGAACACCCGCTGCGTGAGCGGATCCGCGAACTGCTGATGCTGGCGCTCTACCGCTGCGGACGGCAGGCGGAGTCCCTCGGCGTCTACTCCGACACCCGCAAGCTGCTCATCGAGGAACTCGGCGTGGAGCCGGGCACCGGCCTGGCCCTGATGCACTCGCGCATCCTCTCGGCCGACCCCGCCCTGATGCCCTCGCCGGAGTCCGAGGCCCGGCCCGCCGACCGGGACGACGCGCCTGCCTTCACCCCGCCGGCGCAACTCCCGGCCGACGTATCGGACTTCAGCGGCCGCTCCGAGCTCGTCAGTGAGCTCCGTGAAGTGCTCCGCAGCGCGGCGGGTCAGGCCGTGGTGGTCACCTCGCTCGCCGGCATCGGCGGCGTGGGCAAGACCACGCTCGCCGTGCACGTGGCCCACAGCGTGCGAAGTGCCTTCCCCGACGGCCAGTTGTACGTCGATCTGCGCGGCGCCGGGGCGTCGCCGGCCGACCCGGCCGTGGTCCTGGGCGACTTCCTCTACTCCCTGGGCGTCACGGAGACCCCGGACTCGCTGGAGCAGCGCGCCGCGCTCTACCGCTCGATCCTCGCCAACCGGCGGATGCTCATCCTGCTGGACAACGCCCAGGACGCCCAGCAACTGACGCCGCTGATCCCCGGGGTGTCCGGTTGCGCGGTGCTGGCCACCAGCCGCTCCCGGCTGGCCGGAATTCCCGGTGCCCACCTGGTCGATGTGGAGGAACTCAGCCCCGAGGAGGCGCTCGGCCTGTTCTCCGCCATCGTGGGCGAGCAGCGGGTCGCCGCGGAGCCCGACGCGTCCCTGGCGGTGGTGAAGGCGTGCGGGTTCCTCCCGCTCGCCGTACGCATCGCCGCCGCCCGGCTGGCCAGCCGGCCCCGCTGGAGCGTGTCCGACCTGGCCCGCCGCTTAGCGGACCAGCGGCGGCGGCTGGCCGAGCTGCAGCTCGGCAACCTGGCGGTGGAAACCACCATCGGGCTCGGGTACGGACAGCTGCGCCCCGAGGAGGCCCGCGCCTTCCGTCTGCTGTCCCTGGTGGACGCCCCCGATCTGCCGCTGAGCGCGGTGGCCGCACTGCTGGGACTCGACGAGGGCCGCGCCGAGGCGTTGGCGGAGGCCCTGGTCGAGGCCAACATGCTGGAGTGCTACTCCCCCGGGCGCTATCGCTACCACGATCTGCTGCGGCTCTACGCACAGCAGCAGAACGAGAAGCTGGCCGACGTCGAGCAGCAGCAGTCCGCCGTCCTGCGGCTCCTCGACCTGCTGCTCGCCACCCTGCTGAACGCGGCGCAGGCCATCGAGCCCGAGGACCTCCTGCCGGAGCCCCTGAACGAGCTGGTCTCCGAAGGGATCGGCTTCAGCACCGGGCCGGCCGCTCAACTCTGGCTGAGGGCCGAGACAACGCTGCTGCTGAGCACCGTCGAGGCAGCCGTCCGGGCGCCGTCCGGGATGCTGCGGCCGGCCGTGGACCTGCTGATCGTGCTGAACAGCATGGTCGAGGACCCGACCCACGGCCAGCGCATCCGGCAGATCCTGGAGACGGCCTACGTCGAGGCCAAGGCGCACGGTGACACCGCCGCGCTCGCCCGGGTGCGCTTCGCCCAGGGCTTCCTGCAGCATCTGACCAGCGAGTTCCACAATGCCGAGGTCTCCCTGCGGGAGAGCCTGAGCCTTCAGGGCGAGAACGACGTCACGATGCTGCGGTCCATGGTCGCGAACCTCCTCGGCATCATGCTCAGCATCGCGAACCGGCCTGCCGAGGCCCTGCCGTTCTTCGGGCAGGCGCTGGCGATCAGCCGGGTGATCGGGGCGCCGAGCGGTGAGGCCCGGCTGCTCGGCAACATCGCGCGCGCCCAGCTGGACGTCGGGCAGACCGTGGAGGCGGTCCGGTCCGTCCACGAGGCTGTCGCGACGGCGCGCACCTCCGGCAACGCCCCGTGCCTGGCCGACACGGTGTACCAGCTCGGCGTCGTGCTGCTCTCCACCGGCGACCCCGGCGGAGCCGCCGTCCACCTGCGCGAGGCCCATCAGCTCTACCAGTCCCAGCAGAACCGGCTGCGCGAGGCCTACACGCTGACCCGCCTCGCCAGCAGCCTGCTCGCCGACCGGCAGGTGCCGGCGGCGGCCGAGGCGGCCGAGGAGTCGCTGGCGATCGCGCAGGAGATGGACTCCGCCTACTGCCAGGGCCTGGCCAACGCCGCCCTCGGCGAGGCGCTGCTCCAGCTCGCGCAGCCCGCCCGCGGGCTGGCGTGTCTGCAGGAGGCGTACGCGATCTTCACCCGGCTCGGTGTGCCTGAGGCCTCCCCCGTGCTGGACCTCGTCTCCCGACAGCAGCAGCACACCGAGCCTTCCTCTCCCCCTGCGCCGTAGCCCTCCACCCCCCGTCCCCCGACAGGAGGGCTCTCCCCCCGGTCGCGTGTGCGGTGCCCCCGCAGCCCCCCGGCTGCGGGAACACCGTCGACGCTTCCCCGGCGCTGGATCCCACTGTGCACCCCGCTGATTGACGTTCGATAAACGCCGCGTCGGCGTGGGAAACCGCAGGTGGGAGGCGGTGGCCGGGCGCGCCATGCGGCGTGCGGCCGCGATCCGCACCACCCCGTACTGCTTCTGCACGCTGCCGTCGCCCGGGTGGTATCGGCCCCTCGGCCACGGGTTGGCCAAAAAGGGGCCCCACGGCGTAGTGATCACGCATATTCTCAAGCATCAGTGCATACAACAGGCAGTCAGGAGCGCACCGGGCACGGCCGGACCACGGCCGGCCAGGCAGCACGGAGTGACGCAGGGAGCGTGACAGACCGCCACCGGCAGTAGGCCGGCGAGGAAGTACGGTGCCGGCGAAGGCGGCGCCCGGCCTCGTACTGCCGACCGGCGGCCAGGGTGGAAGGGTGCCTCGCAATCGTGACGACCGGACAGATCTCCGATCCGACGCCCTCCGGCGCGTCGGCCGCCGCCCTGCCGTGCGCGTCGCGGCCCGCCGCCGTCCCTTGTGCCTCCGGCTCCCCCGTACCCGCCACCGCACCCGCCATCACCGCTCCCGGTACCGCACCTGTCACCGCCGCCCCCGGTACCGCCGACGCGCTGCGGCGCCGGGGCGTACGGGCCCTGCAGGCCGTCGCCTTCGACAGCATCGGCACCGGCTACAACGAGGCCTTCCCGGCCAAGGGCGGCCAGCTGGCCTGCGGCGAGTGGCTGCTGGGCGAGCTGGAGGCCGGCGCCGAGGTGCTGGACGTCGGCTGCGGGACGGGCGAGCCGACCGCCGGCCATCTGCTGGCCGGCGGCCTGCGGGTCACCGGCGTCGACCTGTCCGACGGGATGCTGGCACTGGCCCGCGCCACCGTCCCGCAGGCCGTCTACCACCGGATCGACATGTACGACCTGGCGACCGAGCGAGCCGACACCGCCTGGGACCTGCCCGCCCTGGGCCCGGCCGGGGCCGGCCGGTTCGCGGCCGCGACGGCGTTCTTCTCGCTGATCCTGCTGCCGCAGGACGAAGTCCCCGCCGTGCTGCGGCGGATCCGCCGGCTGCTGCGCCCCGGCGGCCTGCTGGCCCTGGGCATGGTGGAGGCCGATCTCGACCATGCCGCCCTGCCGTTCCTCGGCACCACACTGAGAATCACCGGCTACCTGCGCGAGGACCTCGAACGGGTGCTCACCGGCGCGGGGTTCGCCGTCGAGGAGCAGTTCGGGCTGCCGTACGCGCCGGCCAGCACCTCACTGCCGCCGGAGGAGCAGCTGTTCCTGCGCTGTCGGCGCGTCGGCTGAGCCGGCGCCGGCCACCGCACCCGGCCGGCGCGGCCCCCGGACCCGATTCCTCCCACTACCCCCCAGGACAGGCAGCCGTGCGCGACCAGCTCAAGCCCGAGACCGGGCAGCCACCTGCCGTGCCGGCGCAGCGCCGCCCGCCCCCCGGCGGCGGCGCCGACCCGAACGACGGCGAGGAGACCGACGGCGTCGCCGGTCCGGTGGCCGAACGGCTCGCCTACCTGGACGCCGCCACCCGCCGGATCAACAGCGCCCTGGACCTCGCCTCCACCCTGCGCAACCTGTGCCGGGTGCTGGTCCCCGCGCTGGCCGACGCCGCCGTGGTCCACCTGCGCGAGCCGCTCCCCAACGTCGAACGCGACCCGGGCTGCCCGACCCGGCTGCGCATCCACCACAGCCAGGGCACCCGGCTCGGCCGCCGCTCCGGCGCCGGCCCCAGCACGCCCGTCCCGCCGGACGGCGCGCTCTGCCGGGCGATGCTCAGCCGCGACCCGGTCGAGCCGGCGGTGCTCGGCACCCACTCGGACGCCCGGATCCGCCCGCTGCTGCGGGAGTTGTACGGCTCCCGGACGGCCGGACGGCTGGCGGCGGGCACCTCGGTGCTGGCCCTGCCGCTGCGCGGGCGCAAGGCGGTGCTGGGCCTGCTGGTGCTGATCCGCCGCCCGCCGAAGGGGGTGGCCGGCGCTCCCGAGGGGCCCGGGCCGACCGGGCCCGCCGGCCTCACCGCCGGCGGCGCTGCCGCCTCCGCCGCCTCGACCGGCCCGGCCGCCTTCGACGGTCCCGCCGACGGCCGGGAGCACGGCCGCTTCGACGCGGCCGACACCGCCACCGCCTCCCATCTGGCCACCCAGGCCGGACTCGCCGTCGACACCGCGCTGCGCTACTCCCGCGAGTGGGAGATCGCCGACGAACTGCAGCGCAGCATGCTGCCCACCCACCTGCCGCAGCCGCACGGCGTCCGGCTGGCGCACCGCTACCTGCCGGGCGAGCGCGGCGCGCAGGTCGGCGGCGACTGGTACGACGCGGTGCCGCTGCCGGGCAACCGGGTGGCCCTGATCGTCGGCGACGTGATGGGCCACTCGCTCACCTCGGCCGCCATCATGGGCCAGTTGCGGACCAGCGCGCAGACCCTGGCGGCCCTGGACCTGCCCCCGCACGAGGTGCTGTACCACCTCGACGAGCAAGCCCAACGCCTGGGCCGTGAACAACACTTGGCCACCTGCGTGTACGCGGTCTACGACCCGATCGCCAACCGGGTGGTGCTGGCCAACGCCGGCCATGTCCCGCCGGTGCTGGTCCAGCCGGACGGCCGCGCCGAGCTGCTGGACCTGCCGTCCGGCGCGCCGATCGGGGTCGGCGGCGTCGACTTCTCCTCGGTGGAGCTCCCGGCCCCGCCGGGCTCCGCGCTGCTGCTGTTCACCGACGGCCTGGTGGAGACCCGCCGCCGCCCGATCAGCATCGGCCTGGAGCTGCTCCGGGCCCGGCTGGCCACCTCGCACCGGCACTCTCCGGAGCACCTGTGCCAGGACGCCCTGCGGATCCTGCCGTCGGGCGACCGCGGCGACGACATCGCGCTGCTCGCGGCCTCCTTCGACGGCATCCCGGCCGAGGACGTCGCGCACTGGTACCTGCAGCCCCGGCACGAGACCCCCGGCCGGGCCCGCCGGCTGGCCGCGCACACGCTGCGCCGCTGGGGGTTGGAGCATCTCACCGAGTCGACCGAGCTGATGGTGAGCGAGCTGGTCACCAACGCCGTCCAGCACGCGACCCGCCCGGTGACGCTCAGCCTGGTCCGCACGTCGCGGCTGCGCTGCGAGGTCGGCGACGACAGCCCGCTGCTGCCCCGGCGGCGCCGGGCCGCGCCGGACGAGGAGCGCGGCCGGGGCCTGCAGATAGTCGCCCGGTGCGCGGACCGCTGGGGGGCGACCCGGCTGGGCGCGGGCAAGGTCGTCTGGTTCGAGCAGCGGCTGCCGTAGGCCGGTCCGTGGCCGCCCGGCCGGGCACGGACCGAGCACGGACCGGGCACACGCAATCCGGGTGGTCGTGGTCCGGGCCGTTCCGTGGGCCCGTACGACCCGGCCGACGGTTCGCGTCCGTTCACCGGGCCGGGGTGCCGCCGCCCGCCCGCAGGTCCCCGGCCGCCTCCTGGTAGGCACGGGTGGCCTGGGCGAAGTAGTCGAAGAGGACGTCCAGTTGCTCGGGCGAGTAGCGGCCGAAGACGTTTCCGATCCGCTGCCTGGCGGGCGCCATGACCTCGTCCAGGGCCGCGGGCCTGCCGACCGGCTCGACGATGACCTTGCGGCGGTCGTCGGGCGACGGCGTCCGGCGGACGTAACCGGCCTGCTCCAGCCGGTCGATGAGCCTGGTCGTCGGGCCGGTGGTCAGCCCGGTGCGGGTGGCCAGTTCACCGGGGGTCATCGCCCCCGACAGCTCCAGGATGTTCAGCGCGTACAGGTCGGTCGCTCCCAGGTCGCACGCCCGGGCCCCCGCGTGGCCGTGCAGCATCACCGCGCTCAGATACCGGCGGTAGATCCGGCTCGCGTCCGACGGCAGGCCCGGCTGATCAGTTGACACGGTCTTCCCCGCTTCCTAATCTCTTCTTTGAGGAAGAGAAATCCTCAGAGCAGTAACTTCTCCCAGGAAGCTACCATGGAGGTCGCATCATGAGCATCACCGCGGAGAACCCCGGCCCCACCGCCTCGGCCCAGGCCGACCTCGCCGCCGTCCGGGCCCTGCTGGAACAGTCCTGCGACGCCTGGAACCGCGGGGACGGCGCCGCCTACGGCGAACTGTTCACCGCCGACGCCACCGACGTGACCTACGTCGGGACGGTCTACACCGGCGGCCGCGAGATCGGCCGCGCCCACCAGGCGCTGTTCGACGGCTTCCTCAAGGGCAGCCGGCTGACCACCGAGATCATCGCGATCCGGCGCCACGGAGCCGACACCGCCGTCGTCCTCACCCGCGGCGACGTCCGGAAGGGACAGCCGAGGAAGAAGGAGAGGAAGCCGGGCAAGGTGGCGACCTACACGGTCGTCCGGGAGGCCGACGGGCGCTGGCGGATCGCCGCCGTCCAGAAGACCAGGCGCAACGCCCTGCTGGAAGCCCTCTCCTTCCGGTTCCAGCCCGCCACCCGGCCCGCCGCTCCGTCCGCCGCACGCTGACCCCGCCCCGGACCGCCCCACCCCGGACCGGATCGCGGATCGCGGATCGCGGATCGCCGCGGATTCCGTCCGCGCACATCGGGCACATCCGACGACGCTCCTGCCGGAGCCGGACTCACCGCTTCGTCCGGCAGCCGGCTGCCGGACGGCCGACCGACCGACCGACCGGCTACTCGACGATCCGGACGGGCAGCTCCCGCAGGGCGTCCCGCAGGGTGGCCGCGAAGCGGTCGTACTCGGCGGTGCGGGCGGAGCCCGGGCGGGTGGCGAGGCCGATCCGCCGGCCGGGGGCCGGGGCGGCGAAGCGGACGGAGGCCAGCCGGTCGGTCCGGCCCGCCTCGACGTCCAGGGCGGTGGCCGGCAGCAGCGTCACGCCGAGGCCGCCCGCGACCAGCTGGACCAGGGTGGAGAGGCCCGCGGCCCGGGTGCTGCCGCCCTGCGGGAGGTCGGCCCCGGTCTGCCGGCAGATGTCCAGGGCCTGGTCCCGCAGGCAGTGGCCCTCCTCCAGCAGCAGGACGTCCAGGTCGAGCAGGACGTCACGCGGCACGTCGGCCCGGCCGGCCAGCGGGTGCCCGGGCGGGGTGACCAGGACGAAGTCCTCGTCGAAGAGCGGGATGTCCCGAGTGGGCGAGCTGCCGCCGGAGGGCAGTGCGAGCAGCAGGACGTCCAGCCGGCCGGCCGCCAGCCCGTCCAGCAGCGAGGGGGTGCGCTCCTCGTGGACGTGCAGTTCGAGGTCGGGGTAGCTGGTGCGGACCAGCCGGAGCAGGGCGGGCAGCAGGTAGGGCGCGACGGTCGGGATGACGCCGAGGTGCAGCGGTCCGGTGAACGGGCGGCGGGCCGCCTCGACCTCCTCGGTGAGGGCGTGCAGGGAGGACAGCACCCGGCGCGCGTGATCCAGGACACGCTCGCCCAGTGGGGTGATGATGACCTTGCGGGTCGTACGCTCCACGAGCTGCGCGCCCAGGGCCTCCTCCAG
The sequence above is a segment of the Kitasatospora sp. NBC_00240 genome. Coding sequences within it:
- a CDS encoding AfsR/SARP family transcriptional regulator, encoding MELRETPHSALRFQVLGPVQAWRGEQALSLGSPQQQAVLTALLLQRSRPVTTQDLVDGLWGDRPPPQAVAALRTYISRLRTVIEPDRETRAPAALLVSVSDGYALRIPSSALDLSAFDAGFAEAMGARTAGRTHEVHRLLVSALALWRGRPLAGVPGPYADAQRLRLAERHVTAWEERCASALDIGLHSEIVSELSSLAAEHPLRERIRELLMLALYRCGRQAESLGVYSDTRKLLIEELGVEPGTGLALMHSRILSADPALMPSPESEARPADRDDAPAFTPPAQLPADVSDFSGRSELVSELREVLRSAAGQAVVVTSLAGIGGVGKTTLAVHVAHSVRSAFPDGQLYVDLRGAGASPADPAVVLGDFLYSLGVTETPDSLEQRAALYRSILANRRMLILLDNAQDAQQLTPLIPGVSGCAVLATSRSRLAGIPGAHLVDVEELSPEEALGLFSAIVGEQRVAAEPDASLAVVKACGFLPLAVRIAAARLASRPRWSVSDLARRLADQRRRLAELQLGNLAVETTIGLGYGQLRPEEARAFRLLSLVDAPDLPLSAVAALLGLDEGRAEALAEALVEANMLECYSPGRYRYHDLLRLYAQQQNEKLADVEQQQSAVLRLLDLLLATLLNAAQAIEPEDLLPEPLNELVSEGIGFSTGPAAQLWLRAETTLLLSTVEAAVRAPSGMLRPAVDLLIVLNSMVEDPTHGQRIRQILETAYVEAKAHGDTAALARVRFAQGFLQHLTSEFHNAEVSLRESLSLQGENDVTMLRSMVANLLGIMLSIANRPAEALPFFGQALAISRVIGAPSGEARLLGNIARAQLDVGQTVEAVRSVHEAVATARTSGNAPCLADTVYQLGVVLLSTGDPGGAAVHLREAHQLYQSQQNRLREAYTLTRLASSLLADRQVPAAAEAAEESLAIAQEMDSAYCQGLANAALGEALLQLAQPARGLACLQEAYAIFTRLGVPEASPVLDLVSRQQQHTEPSSPPAP
- a CDS encoding class I SAM-dependent methyltransferase, yielding MRRRGVRALQAVAFDSIGTGYNEAFPAKGGQLACGEWLLGELEAGAEVLDVGCGTGEPTAGHLLAGGLRVTGVDLSDGMLALARATVPQAVYHRIDMYDLATERADTAWDLPALGPAGAGRFAAATAFFSLILLPQDEVPAVLRRIRRLLRPGGLLALGMVEADLDHAALPFLGTTLRITGYLREDLERVLTGAGFAVEEQFGLPYAPASTSLPPEEQLFLRCRRVG
- a CDS encoding ATP-binding SpoIIE family protein phosphatase → MRDQLKPETGQPPAVPAQRRPPPGGGADPNDGEETDGVAGPVAERLAYLDAATRRINSALDLASTLRNLCRVLVPALADAAVVHLREPLPNVERDPGCPTRLRIHHSQGTRLGRRSGAGPSTPVPPDGALCRAMLSRDPVEPAVLGTHSDARIRPLLRELYGSRTAGRLAAGTSVLALPLRGRKAVLGLLVLIRRPPKGVAGAPEGPGPTGPAGLTAGGAAASAASTGPAAFDGPADGREHGRFDAADTATASHLATQAGLAVDTALRYSREWEIADELQRSMLPTHLPQPHGVRLAHRYLPGERGAQVGGDWYDAVPLPGNRVALIVGDVMGHSLTSAAIMGQLRTSAQTLAALDLPPHEVLYHLDEQAQRLGREQHLATCVYAVYDPIANRVVLANAGHVPPVLVQPDGRAELLDLPSGAPIGVGGVDFSSVELPAPPGSALLLFTDGLVETRRRPISIGLELLRARLATSHRHSPEHLCQDALRILPSGDRGDDIALLAASFDGIPAEDVAHWYLQPRHETPGRARRLAAHTLRRWGLEHLTESTELMVSELVTNAVQHATRPVTLSLVRTSRLRCEVGDDSPLLPRRRRAAPDEERGRGLQIVARCADRWGATRLGAGKVVWFEQRLP
- a CDS encoding MarR family transcriptional regulator, giving the protein MSTDQPGLPSDASRIYRRYLSAVMLHGHAGARACDLGATDLYALNILELSGAMTPGELATRTGLTTGPTTRLIDRLEQAGYVRRTPSPDDRRKVIVEPVGRPAALDEVMAPARQRIGNVFGRYSPEQLDVLFDYFAQATRAYQEAAGDLRAGGGTPAR
- a CDS encoding SgcJ/EcaC family oxidoreductase, producing MSITAENPGPTASAQADLAAVRALLEQSCDAWNRGDGAAYGELFTADATDVTYVGTVYTGGREIGRAHQALFDGFLKGSRLTTEIIAIRRHGADTAVVLTRGDVRKGQPRKKERKPGKVATYTVVREADGRWRIAAVQKTRRNALLEALSFRFQPATRPAAPSAAR
- a CDS encoding LysR substrate-binding domain-containing protein → MASGTAGSAPRGPRTPTVAQLRAFAAVAEHRHFRDAAAASGTSQPALSGAVAALEEALGAQLVERTTRKVIITPLGERVLDHARRVLSSLHALTEEVEAARRPFTGPLHLGVIPTVAPYLLPALLRLVRTSYPDLELHVHEERTPSLLDGLAAGRLDVLLLALPSGGSSPTRDIPLFDEDFVLVTPPGHPLAGRADVPRDVLLDLDVLLLEEGHCLRDQALDICRQTGADLPQGGSTRAAGLSTLVQLVAGGLGVTLLPATALDVEAGRTDRLASVRFAAPAPGRRIGLATRPGSARTAEYDRFAATLRDALRELPVRIVE